One Paenibacillus riograndensis SBR5 DNA segment encodes these proteins:
- the rplQ gene encoding 50S ribosomal protein L17 has protein sequence MAYQKLGRDSSARKALFRDMVTDLFLYERIQTTEAKAKEVRSIAEKLITKAKKGDLHARRQVAAFVRRETVDGEQDAIQKLFADIAPRYTERPGGYTRILKLGPRRGDAAPMVYLELVDRA, from the coding sequence ATGGCATACCAAAAATTGGGCCGTGATTCCAGTGCGCGCAAAGCGTTGTTCCGCGACATGGTAACGGATCTGTTTCTTTATGAGCGCATCCAGACAACAGAAGCTAAAGCGAAGGAAGTCCGTTCCATCGCTGAAAAGCTGATCACCAAAGCGAAAAAAGGCGATCTTCATGCCCGCCGTCAAGTCGCTGCATTTGTTCGTCGCGAGACTGTAGATGGTGAGCAGGATGCAATCCAGAAATTGTTCGCTGATATTGCTCCTCGTTACACAGAGCGTCCAGGCGGATACACTCGTATCCTGAAGCTGGGACCTCGCCGTGGCGACGCTGCGCCTATGGTTTATCTTGAACTGGTAGACCGCGCGTAG
- a CDS encoding DNA-directed RNA polymerase subunit alpha has protein sequence MIEIEKPKIETVEANDEGTYGKFVVEPLERGYGTTLGNSLRRILLSSLPGAAVTSVQIDGVLHEFSTVPGVMEDVTEIILNLKALSLKIHSDEEKVFEIDAEGEGIVTAGDIRADSDVEILNPDLHIATLGPGARLHMRIFAGRGRGYVQADRNKREDQPIGVIPVDSIYTPISRVNYGIDNTRVGQVTNYDKLTMEIWTDGSIRPEEAVSLGAKILNEHLVLFVGLTDEAKDAEIMVEKEEDKKEKVLEMTIEELDLSVRSYNCLKRAGINTVQELTTKTEEDMMKVRNLGRKSLEEVQEKLEELGLGLRTEE, from the coding sequence GTGATAGAAATCGAAAAGCCGAAGATTGAGACCGTAGAAGCCAATGATGAAGGAACCTATGGGAAATTCGTAGTTGAACCGCTGGAACGTGGATATGGCACGACTCTGGGGAACTCGCTTCGCCGGATCCTGCTTTCCTCCCTGCCGGGAGCCGCAGTGACTTCGGTCCAAATTGACGGCGTTCTGCATGAGTTCTCGACCGTTCCTGGCGTAATGGAAGATGTGACGGAGATCATTCTGAACCTTAAAGCTCTTTCCCTGAAGATTCATTCAGATGAAGAGAAAGTGTTCGAGATTGATGCTGAAGGTGAAGGCATCGTTACCGCAGGTGATATCCGTGCGGACAGCGATGTTGAGATCCTGAACCCGGATCTTCATATTGCAACGCTGGGACCTGGCGCGAGACTTCACATGCGAATTTTTGCAGGCCGTGGCCGCGGTTACGTCCAAGCGGACCGTAACAAACGCGAAGATCAGCCCATCGGCGTTATTCCGGTGGATTCCATCTATACGCCTATCTCCCGTGTGAATTACGGCATCGACAACACTCGTGTCGGTCAAGTGACCAACTACGACAAGCTGACGATGGAAATTTGGACGGATGGCAGTATTAGACCGGAAGAGGCTGTAAGCCTGGGAGCCAAAATTTTGAACGAGCACCTCGTTTTGTTCGTAGGTCTTACGGATGAAGCGAAAGACGCCGAAATTATGGTGGAAAAAGAAGAAGACAAAAAAGAAAAAGTGCTTGAGATGACAATCGAAGAGCTGGATCTTTCTGTTCGTTCTTACAACTGCCTCAAACGTGCCGGTATTAATACCGTACAGGAGCTGACTACGAAAACGGAAGAAGATATGATGAAGGTCCGCAACCTGGGCCGCAAATCTTTGGAAGAAGTTCAAGAGAAGCTTGAGGAACTGGGACTGGGACTCCGTACAGAAGAATAG
- the rpsK gene encoding 30S ribosomal protein S11, translating to MAKPKKVVRTKRRDRKNIESGVAHIRSTFNNTIVTITDPHGNAISWASSGGQGFKGSRKSTPFAAQMAAETAAKAAMEHGMKSVEVMVKGPGAGREAAIRSLQAAGLEVNLIKDVTPVPHNGCRPPKRRRV from the coding sequence ATGGCTAAACCGAAAAAAGTCGTACGTACCAAACGTCGCGACCGTAAAAATATCGAGAGCGGCGTGGCACATATTCGTTCCACGTTCAACAACACTATCGTTACGATCACGGATCCTCACGGAAATGCAATTTCCTGGGCAAGCTCCGGCGGTCAAGGATTTAAAGGTTCCCGTAAGTCGACTCCATTTGCAGCGCAAATGGCAGCCGAAACTGCTGCTAAAGCAGCTATGGAACACGGCATGAAGTCCGTTGAAGTTATGGTTAAAGGACCGGGCGCGGGCCGCGAAGCAGCCATCCGTTCCCTTCAGGCCGCTGGCCTTGAAGTAAACCTCATTAAAGACGTAACTCCGGTTCCTCACAATGGATGCCGTCCGCCGAAACGTCGCCGCGTATAA
- the rpsM gene encoding 30S ribosomal protein S13: MARIAGVDLPRDKRVEIALTYIFGIGKTTSQKILNETGIDVNTRVRDLTEDEVSKLREMIDKSVKVEGDLRREISLNIKRLTEIGCYRGVRHRRGLPVRGQRTKTNARTRKGPRRTVANKKK, encoded by the coding sequence ATGGCTCGTATAGCTGGAGTGGATTTGCCACGTGATAAACGCGTTGAGATCGCCTTGACTTATATTTTCGGAATCGGTAAAACGACTTCCCAGAAAATTTTGAATGAAACAGGCATTGACGTTAACACACGTGTCCGTGATTTGACGGAAGATGAAGTCAGCAAATTGCGTGAAATGATCGACAAGTCAGTGAAGGTTGAAGGTGACCTGCGTCGTGAAATTTCCTTGAATATTAAACGTCTTACTGAGATCGGCTGCTACCGCGGTGTTCGCCACCGTCGTGGATTGCCTGTTCGCGGTCAACGTACCAAAACAAATGCCCGTACCCGGAAAGGCCCGCGTCGTACGGTAGCAAACAAAAAGAAATAA
- the rpmJ gene encoding 50S ribosomal protein L36: MKVRPSVKPICEKCKVIRRKGTVMVICENPKHKQKQG, translated from the coding sequence ATGAAGGTAAGACCTTCTGTAAAGCCCATTTGCGAAAAATGCAAAGTCATCCGCCGCAAAGGGACTGTTATGGTAATTTGCGAAAATCCGAAACACAAACAAAAACAAGGTTAA
- the infA gene encoding translation initiation factor IF-1 translates to MAKEDVIEVEGTVIEPLPNATFKVELENGHQILAHVSGKLRMHFIRILTGDKVVVQLSPYDLSKGRITYRK, encoded by the coding sequence GTGGCTAAGGAAGATGTCATTGAAGTGGAAGGTACGGTCATTGAGCCGTTGCCGAATGCAACGTTTAAGGTAGAGCTTGAGAACGGTCATCAAATACTTGCCCATGTGTCCGGGAAATTGCGGATGCACTTTATCCGTATCCTAACCGGGGACAAAGTGGTCGTGCAGTTATCGCCTTATGATTTGTCTAAAGGCCGTATAACTTACCGTAAATAG
- a CDS encoding KOW domain-containing RNA-binding protein, producing the protein MNIGSSPQIGQIVRILKGKDAGEAAVVIAVVDSRFVYIADGDKRKFDAPKKKNIQHLELIPFICSEIVDSLEETGRVTNGKLRFAVMKYGKPAGKSANEKGD; encoded by the coding sequence ATGAATATTGGGAGCAGCCCGCAGATTGGTCAAATCGTGAGAATTCTCAAAGGCAAGGATGCCGGAGAGGCTGCCGTTGTTATCGCAGTTGTGGATAGCAGATTTGTATATATTGCAGATGGGGACAAACGCAAGTTTGATGCGCCGAAGAAGAAGAATATTCAGCATTTGGAGCTCATACCCTTCATCTGCAGTGAGATTGTAGACAGTTTGGAAGAAACCGGCCGGGTGACGAACGGAAAACTGCGTTTTGCAGTCATGAAGTACGGTAAGCCTGCTGGAAAAAGTGCTAATGAGAAAGGAGACTAA
- the map gene encoding type I methionyl aminopeptidase encodes MIICKSEQELAFMREAGRIVAESHRLIAEAIEPGITTGELDRIADQYIRSQGAVPSFKGYNGFPASICASVNEQLVHGFPGKRKLIEGDIVTLDIGAEYRGYHGDSAWTYGVGSISEEAQRLLDVTEGSLYAGLALVKPDVRLFTISHAIQQYIEDAGFSVVREYVGHGIGAELHEEPQIPNYGIADRGPRLKPGMVLAIEPMVNAGDRYVRTLEDNWTVVTVDGSLCAHFEHTVAVTPDGMEIFTKLNA; translated from the coding sequence ATGATCATTTGTAAATCCGAACAGGAACTTGCCTTTATGAGGGAAGCTGGTCGAATTGTTGCCGAGAGTCACCGGCTGATTGCTGAGGCTATTGAGCCAGGCATTACGACTGGAGAACTCGACAGAATCGCCGATCAATACATTCGCAGTCAAGGTGCTGTGCCGTCTTTCAAAGGTTACAACGGTTTTCCTGCCAGCATTTGCGCTTCAGTCAACGAACAATTGGTGCACGGATTTCCGGGTAAGCGTAAACTGATCGAAGGCGATATTGTTACGCTGGATATTGGTGCAGAGTACCGCGGTTATCACGGTGATTCCGCCTGGACCTACGGTGTGGGCAGCATTTCCGAAGAAGCCCAGCGTTTGCTGGACGTCACGGAAGGCTCCTTGTACGCAGGACTGGCGTTAGTCAAACCGGATGTGCGCTTGTTTACAATCTCCCACGCCATTCAGCAATACATCGAGGATGCCGGGTTCTCCGTCGTGCGCGAGTATGTTGGCCATGGCATTGGGGCAGAACTGCATGAAGAACCGCAAATTCCGAATTATGGCATAGCGGACCGCGGACCACGTCTGAAGCCGGGTATGGTACTCGCGATTGAGCCGATGGTGAACGCAGGGGACAGATATGTCAGAACGCTGGAAGATAACTGGACGGTCGTTACGGTAGACGGTTCATTGTGTGCTCACTTTGAACATACAGTAGCTGTTACACCGGACGGCATGGAAATTTTCACAAAACTGAATGCGTAG
- a CDS encoding adenylate kinase, with protein MNILFMGPPGAGKGTQAAVVVKELGIPHISTGDAFRLAIKQGTPVGLKAKSYIDQGLLVPDDVTIGIVEERLQQSDCEKGFLLDGFPRTLSQAEALEDILSRLNRSLDHVINLNVDRGLLMARLTGRRICTVCGTSYHLIFNPPKQEGICDIDGGALYQRPDDNEESVGKRLDEYDNKTAPLLTFYDNKGLLRQVNGENEINVVTSEIVSLLRG; from the coding sequence GTGAACATTTTATTCATGGGCCCTCCTGGGGCAGGCAAGGGGACACAGGCAGCTGTAGTTGTAAAAGAGCTTGGTATTCCTCATATTTCGACGGGAGATGCCTTCCGCTTGGCAATCAAGCAAGGTACACCTGTTGGATTGAAGGCCAAATCTTATATCGATCAAGGCTTGCTTGTACCTGATGATGTGACCATTGGAATTGTTGAAGAACGGCTGCAGCAGTCCGATTGCGAAAAAGGTTTTTTATTGGATGGCTTTCCAAGAACCCTTTCGCAAGCGGAAGCGCTGGAAGATATCTTGAGCCGCTTGAATCGTTCGCTGGATCATGTAATCAACTTGAATGTGGACCGTGGACTGCTGATGGCGCGTCTTACCGGGCGCCGGATCTGTACCGTCTGCGGAACATCCTACCATTTAATTTTCAACCCGCCGAAGCAGGAAGGCATTTGCGACATTGATGGCGGTGCATTGTATCAACGTCCGGATGACAACGAAGAGAGCGTAGGCAAGCGCCTGGACGAGTATGATAATAAGACAGCGCCTTTGCTTACGTTTTATGACAATAAAGGTCTTTTGCGTCAGGTGAACGGGGAAAACGAAATCAATGTCGTTACTTCCGAAATCGTATCTTTGCTGCGGGGTTAA